One window of Oncorhynchus masou masou isolate Uvic2021 chromosome 33, UVic_Omas_1.1, whole genome shotgun sequence genomic DNA carries:
- the LOC135527779 gene encoding partitioning defective 6 homolog beta-like, with protein sequence MNKNHRVPSNRTLGAVEVKSKFVAEFRRFSLDRSKPGRFDEFYRLLQHMHRIPNVDLLVGYADVHGDLLPINNDDNYRKAISVADPVLRLFLQRKEEADYSAFGLDSLTRPKKTVLAAMLLRPDANRKKPLVIISLPRDFRPVSSIIDVDILPETHRRVRLYKHGQEKPLGFYIRDGSSVRVTPQGLEKVPGIFISRMVPGGLAESTGLLAVNDEVLEVNGIEVQGKSLDQVTDMMIANSHNLIVTVKPANQRNNIVRSGGGGAVSGSSGHSSDSGTSFYGYSSPGIAVATTPADIIQNFHPEELDSDEDDEDLVIEVDGEALPIPRTSSASSTVPFIPRYMPHLDLRTTNGALASHNLSGSLGTLSTADRGLEGRSLEEEGTVITL encoded by the exons tTTGTGGCTGAATTCCGCCGGTTCTCCCTGGACCGGTCCAAGCCGGGCCGGTTTGATGAGTTCTATAGGCTCCTACAGCACATGCACCGCATCCCAAACGTGGACCTGCTGGTGGGCTATGCTGACGTCCACGGTGACCTGCTGCCAATCAACAACGATGACAACTACCGCAAAGCCATCTCCGTGGCTGACCCCGTGCTACGCCTCTTCCTGCAGAGGAAAG AGGAAGCCGACTACTCTGCGTTTGGTCTGGACTCTCTGACCCGTCCCAAGAAGACGGTCCTAGCGGCCATGTTGCTAAGGCCTGATGCCAACCGGAAGAAGCCCCTTGTGATCATCAGCCTGCCCAGGGACTTCAGGCCCGTCTCCTCCATCATCGATGTGGATATCCTCCCTGAGACACACCGCCGGGTTCGCCTCTACAAGCACGGCCAGGAGAAACCGCTGGGCTTCTACATCCGAGACGGCTCCAGTGTCCGGGTCACGCCCCAGGGCCTGGAGAAGGTTCCTGGGATCTTCATCTCCCGCATGGTGCCTGGGGGCCTGGCTGAGAGCACTGGCCTGCTGGCCGTCAACGACGAGGTTCTGGAGGTCAACGGCATCGAGGTGCAAGGCAAGTCCCTGGACCAGGTGACAGACATGATGATCGCCAACAGCCACAATCTCATCGTGACGGTGAAGCCGGCCAACCAGCGCAACAACATCGTACGGAGTGGCGGGGGCGGGGCAGTGTCCGGGAGCTCAGGGCACTCGTCCGACAGTGGCACCAGTTTCTACGGCTACTCCTCCCCGGGCATTGCCGTGGCGACGACTCCGGCAGACATCATCCAGAACTTCCATCCAGAGGAGCTGGAcagtgatgaggatgatgaggaccTGGTGATAGAGGTGGACGGAGAGGCCCTGCCCATCCCACGGACCTCCTCGGCCAGCTCTACCGTACCCTTCATTCCTCGCTACATGCCCCACCTGGACCTCCGCACCACCAACGGAGCCCTGGCCTCCCACAACCTCTCCGGCTCACTGGGCACGCTCAGCACTGCCGACAGGGGCCTGGAGGGAAGGAGCTTAGAGGAGGAAGGCACCGTCAttacactgtaa